In the genome of Streptomyces sp. NBC_00433, the window CGAAAGCACCGATCCCTTCGTCGTCGGGTCGAGGCGCCGCATCGCGACGGTCGTCATCTCGGTCCCCGACGCGACCAGCGCCCGTTCGAGCACCTCCAGGCTGGGCGCCCCGCCCGTCCCCATGATCAGCCGCGAGGAGAACTCCGCCCCGCCGATCCGCAACGGATCGTCCGCCATGCCTCAGCCCCCCTGGACCGCGGTGAGGACTTCCACCCGGTCGCCGTCGGCGAGGGGGGTGGCGGACCAGCGGGTGCGCGGGACGACCGTGTCGTTGAGGGCGGCGGCCACACCCGAGGGAGCGGACGTCAGGGCGGCGACCAGGGTGTCGAGGGCGACCGGGGCGTCGACGGTGCGGGCCACGCCGTTCACGTGGACGGTGATCGTCATACGGTCTGCTCCTGCCGCGCCGGCGCGAACCGCTGCGCCCCGAAGGCACCGGCGTAGGCCGGAAGCTCACCGGTGTCCGAGGTCAGCACCTCGGCCATCACGTCCCCGGTGACCGGGGTGAGCAGCACGCCGTTGCGGTGGTGGCCGGTGGCCAGCAGCAGCCCGTCGAGAGCGGTACGGCCGAGCAGCGGCGCGTTGTCGGGGGTGGCGGGGCGCAGGCCCGCCAGCGTCTCGGTGAGCGGGAGTTCGGTGATGCCGGGCACCAACTCGTGCGCGTCCCGCAGCAGTTC includes:
- the thiS gene encoding sulfur carrier protein ThiS, translated to MTITVHVNGVARTVDAPVALDTLVAALTSAPSGVAAALNDTVVPRTRWSATPLADGDRVEVLTAVQGG